Part of the Acidobacteriota bacterium genome, AACACCTTTGAGGATCTTGTCGGCACATTTGCTCTTGATCGTAGATAGGGTTTAAGGAAAAAATAAGTGGCTCGTGCTCGAAAGGTACGGGCCCTTTCCTTTTTGTATAGAGTGTTGTCCTTATTTACGGGCGATCGCATTCCCCGAGGCGATTGCGTCGACCACCCCGCGGAATCGGTCGTTGTCCCTCAGCCGTCTGAAAACCGGATCGACCGAGACGAACGGCGAATGAAAGACCCGCTTCTGAACGGCGATCTCAAGCTGATCGAGTGCCTTCTCATCATCCCCAAGTTTCGCAAAGGTGCGAGCGCAATCGTAAGGATTTGCGGCGTCCGCACCGCATCGGCCGCTTCCGACCGATTGCGTCCATATACCCCGCAGCCCGCTTGACTCGAAAACCCGTTGCGATTCGACGACCGAATCCGACGTCCGGACAACGCTTTTCAACCGCTCTTCAAACGCCTCCGATTCCTCGCCTCGGGCCTCGCGAACGTCGGCAAGATATCGCCGGGCCATCGTGAACCGCGGTTCGATCCGTAGCACGTTCTCGAGTTCTGTCGCGGCGGCTGAAAGATCGCCGGCAAAATACTCAAGCTGGCCGAGGTCGGAAGCGATGATCAGCGAATCCGGTGAAAGCTCCCGTGCCCGCCGCATCTCGGCCCTTGCTTCATCTAAGCGCCCTGTCAATAAAAGCAGCACGCCATACCAGTGCCTTGACTTGGCATTCTCCGGTTCGATGGCGATCGCGTTCCGGAACCCGGATTCGGCACCCGCCCAGTCCCAATAATGGAACATTCGTATGAAAGCTTCGGTCGCAAGCAGATCCGCCGAATCCCCGCCGATCTTACGAGCAGTCGCTATTACCTGCTCCGCCTTCTCAGGCGTTGCATCGAATGCATGCGTATCGGCCAGGGCGACGTGGGCGTCCAAATAATTGGGTGCGATCGCGATCGCCTGCCGGAAAAGTTCGCCGGGATCTTGTTCCGTGAAAACCCGGCTCTCCCAAACCCGCTTGCCCTTCTTATAAAGAGCGACCGCCTCTGCTGGCACATCGGCCGCCGTATTGTTTGCTCGAACTTGTTCGCCGCGAATCCCAGATCCGAGGATCGTTGCGAACACTACCCCGACGATCGCAATCATCGCCCCCGCAAGTGCAAACGGTTGCCAACGGCGAGGCCGGCTGCGGATGCTCGGCCGATTATCTGGCGATTTCAGGGCATCTTCGTCCGGTTGCCGGATGTCCGCAATGAATTTATATCCTTTTCGCGGGACCGTTCGGATGTACTGCGATTCCGGCTTCCCGTTCTGCCCGAGCGCCCGTCGGAGATTCGAGATGTGGAAATTAATGTTCCCTTCCTCAACGAAAGTATCCTGCCAGAGCCGGTCCATTATCTCCGTGCGGGTCACGACCCGGTCACCAGATTCCACCAAAAGCAAAAGCAATTCGATGGCTTTTGGTGAGACCTGTACTTCGTCGCCGCCTCGAATCAACATTCGCTTCGAGGCGTCTAACCTGAATTCACCGAATTCGTAGGTCCGATTCATAAAGGGTTTTTCCGTTGGGACTAACAAATTCTAAGCATTTCTAACGAAAAATCAAAGGACTTTTTCGCTTCTCGTAGTCCACAATCGGGCAATCTACCCAACTACTATACCCATCGGAACAAACTTAGTGAGGAGATCGATATGAATATTCGTCGGCTAGGATTCTTGTTTTTACTTCTTGGCATCTTTCTCGGGCAATCAATTGCCCAGTCCACGTCGTTCACCTACCAGGGCGAACTTCAATTCAGCGGCCAGCCCGCGAATGGAAATTTTGATCTTGAGTTTCTGCTCTACGATGCCGCGACCGCCGGCACGCAGATCGGGACGACACAGACGAGATCGAATGTGGCCGTCACCGATGGGCGTTTTACCGTATCTCTCGACTTCGGAGCAAACTTCACCGGCCCGGAACGCTTTCTTGAGATTCGCGTCCGGCAGGCGGGCGGCGGCGGCTTTACGATTCTTGACCCAAGGCAACGCATTGGCAGTTCGCCTTATGCAATCCGAAGCATCTCGGCAAACACGGCAACGACCGCCGATTCCGCAACCAACGCGACCAATGCCGTAAATGCCACCAACGCTGTCAATGCAACAAATGCGACAACGGCCGCCACCGCAACAAACGCACTCAATCTCGGCGGTGTCGCGGCTAACCAGTATGTCGTAACAACCGATCCACGAATGACCGATGCCCGAACGCCGACCGCCGGAAGCGCCGATTACATCCAGAACAGCAATGTAGGACAGACAGGCAACTTCGCAATAAGCAGCACCGGCAGGGCTGCCGTGTTCAATGCAACAAGCTTGTTTCAGCTAAACGGAGTAAACGTGCTAAGGACAGGCGGCGTCAACAATCTGTATATCGGCCCAGGGACAGGAGGCAGTTCGACGGGTTCAATTCAGGAGAACACGTTCGTAGGCACTTCGGCAGGACCGTCAAACGCCGGCGCACACAACACATTTGTCGGCTTCCGAACCGCCTTTGCGAATACTACCGGTCTTTACAATACCTTCGTAGGCTCAGAAACAGGTGACGTAAATACTACGGGACGCGATAACGCGTTCTTTGGAGCTAATGCGGGCGGAGCAAATACGACAGGCGAATTTAATACATTTATCGGTACGAGTTCAGGGATTCTAAATGTCGACGGTTCCAGAAACACAACACTCGGATACGGAGCGTCTCTCGGCGGCCCGTCGCTCACTTTCGCGACCGCGATCGGATCCGGTTCATTGGCTGATGCAAATAACACGGTCGTGTTAGGCCGCCCGGAGGATGAAGTCCGCGTGAGAGGATCACTCAGGATCGATACTTCCATTCGTGCACCTCAATATAACGTCGGCACTATGCGGGTGATCACCGGTTTCGGCAACGACAATCTGTTTCTCGGAAACGGTTCCGGAGTTTCGAGCACTGCGGCCGCATTGGAAAATATATATGCAGGCGTCGGTGCCGGCGCGGCCTCGACCGCAAGTGAGGCGAATGTTTTCATCGGCGCTCGAGCTGGGGCCACAAACGTTCTCGGCTCTGGCAATACTCTTATTGGTTGGCAGGCGAATGTTTCCAACAGCGGTCTTACCTTCGCAACTGCCATAGGTGCGAATTCCACAGTAAGCACCAGCAACACGATCGCCCTCGGCCGTTCGAATGGTGCAGACACGGTCAACATCCCCGGAAATCTGAATGTTGTCGGAACGTTCACCGGAAACATCCCCAGCGGCAGCACGAACTATGTTCAGAATCGGACAACGCAGCAGGCTACGACCAATTTCAACATCTCCGGCAACGGCACCGCGGGCGGCACCTTGACGGGCAACATTGTCAACGCGACGACCCAATACAACATCGCCGGCAATCGCGTTTTGAGCGTCGCAGGTACGGACAATACGTTCGCCGGCCGCTTTGCCGGGAACGTGAACACCGGCTCAGCAAATTCATTCTTCGGAACGGGAGCCGGCGAGCTCAATACCACCGGGATCGAGAATTCGTTTTTCGGCCGTGCCGCGGGAATAAATAACACGACCGGTTCTGAAAATTCTATCTTCGGACGCAGTGCGGGCCTTGAGAATATCGCCGGGAATCAGAACTCATTCTTCGGGCGAAACGCAGGCCGCAACACGAACGCCAACCTAAACACAATGATCGGCTACAACGCCGGTCAGGCGAACACGACCGGCATCCGAAACACACTGATCGGAGCCTTAGCGGATGTCGGGGCTCCGGGCCTTACCAACGCGACAGCGATAGGAGCAGAGGCCACTGTCTCGACAAGCAATACCATCGCCCTCGGCAGATCAAACGGTGCCGATCTCGTCCGCATTCCTGGGCGGCTCCGCTTGGGTGTTTTTTCGGCTCCGTCAGCGACTAATCTTTGCATCGACGGCGGAAACCTAGAGGTCACGACCTGTTCATCATCAATTCGGTATAAGGAGAATATTTCAGATTACACTTTGGGTCTCGGGCTTGTCCGCCGGCTTCGGCCTGTTTACTTTGATTGGAAGCACAGCGGAGTGCGCGATTTCGGACTAGTTGCCGAAGAGGTTGCGGCCGTCGAACCGCTTCTTGCAACGACCAACAAAGACGGCGAGATACAAGGTGTGAATTATGAACGCATCGGAGTGGTGCTTGTAAACGCCGTCAACGAACAGCAGACGCGGATCGAATCACAGCAACGGCAGATCAATGAACTGCTCGACGCGAACCGACGCCAGCAAGCGCAGATCGAAGTTCTTACCAAGATCTTTTGCTTGGACAACCCGAACGCGGAGTTCTGTCCGAGTAAG contains:
- a CDS encoding winged helix-turn-helix domain-containing protein, translating into MLIRGGDEVQVSPKAIELLLLLVESGDRVVTRTEIMDRLWQDTFVEEGNINFHISNLRRALGQNGKPESQYIRTVPRKGYKFIADIRQPDEDALKSPDNRPSIRSRPRRWQPFALAGAMIAIVGVVFATILGSGIRGEQVRANNTAADVPAEAVALYKKGKRVWESRVFTEQDPGELFRQAIAIAPNYLDAHVALADTHAFDATPEKAEQVIATARKIGGDSADLLATEAFIRMFHYWDWAGAESGFRNAIAIEPENAKSRHWYGVLLLLTGRLDEARAEMRRARELSPDSLIIASDLGQLEYFAGDLSAAATELENVLRIEPRFTMARRYLADVREARGEESEAFEERLKSVVRTSDSVVESQRVFESSGLRGIWTQSVGSGRCGADAANPYDCARTFAKLGDDEKALDQLEIAVQKRVFHSPFVSVDPVFRRLRDNDRFRGVVDAIASGNAIARK
- a CDS encoding tail fiber domain-containing protein; the protein is MNIRRLGFLFLLLGIFLGQSIAQSTSFTYQGELQFSGQPANGNFDLEFLLYDAATAGTQIGTTQTRSNVAVTDGRFTVSLDFGANFTGPERFLEIRVRQAGGGGFTILDPRQRIGSSPYAIRSISANTATTADSATNATNAVNATNAVNATNATTAATATNALNLGGVAANQYVVTTDPRMTDARTPTAGSADYIQNSNVGQTGNFAISSTGRAAVFNATSLFQLNGVNVLRTGGVNNLYIGPGTGGSSTGSIQENTFVGTSAGPSNAGAHNTFVGFRTAFANTTGLYNTFVGSETGDVNTTGRDNAFFGANAGGANTTGEFNTFIGTSSGILNVDGSRNTTLGYGASLGGPSLTFATAIGSGSLADANNTVVLGRPEDEVRVRGSLRIDTSIRAPQYNVGTMRVITGFGNDNLFLGNGSGVSSTAAALENIYAGVGAGAASTASEANVFIGARAGATNVLGSGNTLIGWQANVSNSGLTFATAIGANSTVSTSNTIALGRSNGADTVNIPGNLNVVGTFTGNIPSGSTNYVQNRTTQQATTNFNISGNGTAGGTLTGNIVNATTQYNIAGNRVLSVAGTDNTFAGRFAGNVNTGSANSFFGTGAGELNTTGIENSFFGRAAGINNTTGSENSIFGRSAGLENIAGNQNSFFGRNAGRNTNANLNTMIGYNAGQANTTGIRNTLIGALADVGAPGLTNATAIGAEATVSTSNTIALGRSNGADLVRIPGRLRLGVFSAPSATNLCIDGGNLEVTTCSSSIRYKENISDYTLGLGLVRRLRPVYFDWKHSGVRDFGLVAEEVAAVEPLLATTNKDGEIQGVNYERIGVVLVNAVNEQQTRIESQQRQINELLDANRRQQAQIEVLTKIFCLDNPNAEFCPSKK